A genomic stretch from Desulfohalobium retbaense DSM 5692 includes:
- a CDS encoding Tll0287-like domain-containing protein, translating into MRWKDLHPKTIQVQLMLIVGSLIFIFGLMLALVGHQSMRQQALLEARDKAQIILDRNLATHTYFSKKLKTSLFASSQAFRDNEYFDPTWMSSTYAIRHIEKYFRQINNEGYIYSEEALNPKNPENTADAISREFLEDLRDHNDLKRRSLIRWIDGEPYLEVMRRGEIFEEKCLRCHGSPKNVPNGVLVLYGDKAGNNKTPGDVASVLSVRVPLSDAFDHADRLAGGVFACLVLLTIVINLIVYYLTQKFVFSPLNTIRKKAARLASGDYINGESIPLPKGEELQCLTLSFNSMMNTIQNHIYKLENIVSVRTQRLQKANQELHEEVEHRKAIERELIREKFELEYAAEKIEVLSGLLPICAQCKKIRDDQGYWSQIELYISKYSQAEFTHSICPECAEKLYPEYYEKSSS; encoded by the coding sequence ATGCGCTGGAAAGACTTACATCCAAAGACTATACAAGTACAACTTATGCTGATAGTTGGGAGTCTAATTTTTATTTTTGGACTCATGTTGGCTCTGGTTGGCCACCAGAGCATGCGTCAGCAAGCATTGCTTGAAGCTCGAGACAAAGCTCAGATCATACTTGATCGCAATTTGGCTACGCATACCTACTTTAGCAAGAAACTCAAGACAAGCCTCTTTGCCTCATCTCAAGCATTTCGCGATAATGAGTATTTTGATCCAACATGGATGTCGTCCACCTATGCGATTCGCCATATCGAAAAATATTTTCGCCAAATAAATAATGAAGGCTACATTTACTCAGAAGAAGCCCTGAATCCCAAAAATCCAGAAAACACCGCGGATGCCATTTCTCGAGAATTTCTTGAGGATCTCCGTGATCATAATGATTTAAAGAGACGGAGCTTGATCCGGTGGATTGATGGAGAGCCATATTTGGAAGTTATGCGACGCGGGGAGATTTTTGAAGAAAAATGTCTTAGATGTCATGGTTCACCAAAGAACGTTCCCAACGGTGTGTTGGTCTTGTATGGAGACAAGGCCGGAAATAACAAAACTCCAGGTGATGTCGCGTCAGTTCTCTCTGTGCGTGTCCCCCTTTCAGATGCCTTTGACCATGCCGACCGGCTTGCCGGCGGAGTTTTTGCGTGTCTTGTTTTATTGACGATAGTCATAAACCTGATCGTCTACTATTTAACACAAAAATTTGTTTTCAGTCCGTTAAATACAATACGTAAAAAAGCCGCTCGTCTAGCTAGTGGAGACTATATCAACGGGGAGTCAATTCCTCTGCCAAAAGGGGAAGAGCTACAGTGTTTAACTTTATCCTTCAACTCTATGATGAATACAATTCAAAATCACATATATAAGCTTGAAAATATTGTGAGCGTGCGTACTCAGCGTCTGCAAAAGGCAAATCAAGAACTTCATGAAGAAGTTGAGCACCGTAAAGCGATAGAAAGAGAGCTTATACGGGAAAAATTTGAACTAGAGTATGCTGCTGAAAAAATTGAAGTTCTCAGCGGCCTGCTGCCCATATGCGCACAGTGTAAAAAAATTCGAGATGATCAAGGGTACTGGAGCCAAATAGAGCTTTATATAAGTAAATATTCTCAAGCTGAATTCACCCATTCTATATGCCCAGAATGTGCTGAGAAGCTTTATCCTGAATATTATGAGAAATCTAGTAGTTAA